A window of the Lactuca sativa cultivar Salinas chromosome 5, Lsat_Salinas_v11, whole genome shotgun sequence genome harbors these coding sequences:
- the LOC111877987 gene encoding serine hydroxymethyltransferase 6, translating to MPRASRSNVSLGFLPHSSHHSQLSDGSISFQIDSSFNSSSRHLVSSIPLQLMEEQTTTESNSVELNNQQQQRNVGSVDLNGESKIGGEEEEEKDVDNFQILGHPMCLKRRRDDNSSGATPESSSSSTSSKRCQTDQNGQERSLESRRQAVRAWGNQSLQAADPDIFDILEKEKQRQYKGIELIASENFVCKAVLEALGSHLTNKYSEGMPGARYYSGNQYIDEIEILCCQRALTAFGLESENWGVNVQPYSCTSANFAVYTGLLSPGDRIMGLDTPSGGHTSHGYYTPNGKKVSGASIFFESLSYKVNPQTGIIDFEKLEERALDFRPKILICGGSSYPRDWEYAKFRQIADKSGAVLMCDMAQISGLIAAKECASPFDFCDIVTSTTHKSLRGPRGGIIFYRKGLKPGVRGKLLNQGDGSYKYDFEEKINFAVCPALQGGPHNNHIAALAIALKQLATPDYKAYMQQVKKNAQALASALLKRNCKLVTGGTDNHLVLWDLRNLGLTGKNFEKVCEMCHITVNKIAIFDDNGSLTPGGVRIGTPAMTTRGCLESDFETMAEFLYRAAQITSVMQQREHGKMGKAFVNKDIVELRSQVENFATQFAMPGQDM from the exons ATGCCTCGTGCTTCTCGATCCAACGTCTCGTTAGGGTTTTTGCCTCATTCTTCCCACCATAGCCAGCTTTCCGACGGCTCTATATCGTTTCAGATAGATTCGAGTTTCAATAGCTCTTCGCGCCATCTCGTTTCATCTATCCCGCTTCAGTTGATGGAGGAACAGACCACGACAGAAAGCAACAGCGTCGAATTGAACAATCAACAACAGCAGAGAAACGTCGGGAGCGTTGATTTAAACGGGGAGAGCAAAATTGGgggcgaagaagaagaagaaaaagatgttGACAACTTTCAAATTTTGGGGCATCCCATGTGTTTGAAAAGGCGAAGGGATGATAATAGCAGCGGAGCTACCCCAGAGTCGTCTTCTTCATCTACATCATCGAAACGTTGTCAAACCGACCAAAACGGGCAAGAGAGAAGTCTGGAATCACGTCGACAAGCTGTTCGAGCTTGGGGGAACCAGTCCCTTCAGGCTGCTGATCCTGATATCTTTGATATATTGGAGAAAGAGAAGCAAAGACAGTATAAGGGTATCGAATTGATAGCCTCAGAGAACTTCGTTTGTAAAGCAGTTTTGGAAGCCTTAGGGAGTCACCTGACAAATAAGTATTCTGAAGGAATGCCAGGCGCTAGATACTATAGTGGCAACCAATACATTGACGAGATCGAAATTCTTTGTTGCCAACGTGCCTTGACAGCATTCGGGCTTGAAAGTGAGAATTGGGGTGTAAATGTTCAACCATACTCTTGTACATCTGCAAATTTTGCAGTATATACTGGTTTGCTATCCCCTGGTGATCGGATCATGGGGTTAGATACCCCTTCAGGAGGGCACACTAGTCATGGCTACTATACACCAAATGGAAAGAAAGTATCAGGGGCTTCAATCTTCTTTGAAAGCCTTTCATACAAAGTTAACCCACAAACAGGTATTATAGATTTTGAAAAGCTTGAAGAAAGGGCACTTGATTTTCGCCCAAAGATACTTATTTGTGGTGGGAGCTCATATCCTAGGGATTGGGAGTATGCCAAATTTAGACAGATTGCTGACAAATCTGGAGCAGTCTTGATGTGCGACATGGCTCAAATCAGTGGTCTCATTGCTGCCAAG GAATGTGCAAGCCCATTTGATTTCTGTGACATTGTAACCTCGACTACTCATAAAAGTCTTCGTGGGCCTAGGGGAGGGATTATTTTCTACAGGAAGGGTCTTAAGCCAGGGGTAAGAGGGAAGCTTTTGAATCAAGGTGATGGAAGCTACAAGTATGACTTTGAAGAGAAGATAAATTTTGCTGTATGTCCTGCTCTTCAAGGTGGGCCACATAATAATCATATTGCTGCCCTTGCAATTGCACTCAAACAATTGGCTACTCCTGATTACAAGGCATATATGCAACAAGTGAAGAAAAATGCTCAGGCTTTGGCATCTGCTTTACTAAAAAGAAACTGTAAACTGGTTACAGGAGGAACTGATAATCATTTGGTACTTTGGGATCTTAGAAATCTTGGATTGACTG GTAAAAACTTTGAGAAAGTATGTGAAATGTGTCACATTACTGTCAACAAAATTGCCATATTTGATGATAATGGGAGTCTGACCCCAGGAGGTGTGAGGATTG GTACACCTGCTATGACAACACGAGGTTGCTTGGAGTCTGATTTTGAAACAATGGCAGAGTTTTTGTATAGAGCTGCTCAAATCACAAGTGTTATGCAGCAGAGGGAACATGGAAAAATGGGGAAGGCATTCGTGAATAAAGACATAGTTGAGTTAAGGTCCCAAGTTGAAAACTTTGCAACTCAATTTGCAATGCCAGGGCAAGACatgtaa